The Nicotiana tomentosiformis chromosome 9, ASM39032v3, whole genome shotgun sequence genome contains the following window.
GAACAAAGTCTTACATGGAAACTAGAAAAAAGGTCAGGTGTATAAAGCTTCCGCATTCACGCAAGGTTGGAAAAATGGCCGCACTCAACCTCACATGCTCACACCATTAGATACTCTTAATGGTGTAAGATGTGCGCGCTTGCTctaaagcggacaatatcacaccaTGTTAAACCATACGAGAAATTAACCTCTGCTCTTCCGGTTCTTCTTAAGGTGCTAAAAAGCATCTCAAAATGCAATAACTCTTATTTCGTTTATTTACCTTTTATCTTTGATGAGCAGGAGGTTTTGGAAGCTATCTTTTTGGCATGAGCGAAGTTATTGCTAAACAGTCAAATGAAGATAATGCTGCAGATAATATTAAGAACCCTTCTTTGGGATGGATGATTAGTTTCCTTTTTGTTGTTAGCTTTCTTGGACTTTTCTCTGTGGTTCCTCTTCGTAAGGTACATTCTTAACTCAGAACATCTCTAATCCATATGTTATATCATATTTTCTAGCACAATGAAACTTCTATAGGCTGTACTCAACACATTGTTCAAACTTTTATAAGGAGCAAAAGTTCAAATTTGCCCCTATAATATGAGAGAGTTTGCccttataggtcacgggttcgagccgtagaaGCAGTCACTAATGTTTGCATTAGGATAGGCTGTATACACCACGCCCCTTGGGGTGCGGTCGTTCTCCAGATCGTGCGTAACGTGAAATGCCTTGTGCATCGGGCTGCCCTTTAGTTTGCTAACGACAAGGATACGAATGGAAAATTTTTGCCCTTTTTCCTTTTCAGAAGACATGAACTTCATCTGTTCTTTTTTTTGAGAGGTACAGAAAAAAGGGCAGCCGgtgtactaagctcccgctatgcgcgaggCCCGGGGAAGGCCAgaccataagggtctattgtacgcggccttaccctgcatttctgcaagagactgtttccacggcttgaacccgtgacctcttgATCACGTGGCAACAACTTTACTAGTTACGCCAAGACTTCCCTCTCAAAGTTGAGAAAAGATTTAAAATTTGGAGCTGTCCATAAGTAGTTTTGGAATGAATGGCTCATAATTGATACTATTGTTCTTTTTTTCATATAAATGGGTATTTTTTGAGATAATGTGTATTTGTTTCAGATTATGATCATAGACTTTAAACTAGTATATCCAAGTGGAACTGCGACTGCTCATTTGATCAACAGTTTCCATACACCACAAGGAGCTAAGCTAGCCAAGTGAGTGTTTCATACGTATTTAACTAGATGAGCGTTTCTTATAAATGAAAGTACTAATTGTTTTTTTCCTTATTGCTAACTGCAGGAAACAAGTAAAAGCTTTGGGAAAGTTTTTCAGTTTCAGCTTCTTATGGGGTTTCTTCCAGTGGTTTTTCACAGCAGGAGATGGCTGTGGTTTTGTTAATTTTCCCACATTCGGTCTCAAAGCCTACGAAAACAGGTAATATATATGACAAGGTTTAGATTCAACCTTTTTTTATCCACATCAGTTGAATGAAACCAACTGACATGATTTCCTGATAAGTTTACCTGTGTACAATAGAACAACCAAAAGAACTGAACAAGCTTTTGAACTTATTAGCCTATTAATACAGTTTGCGATGCGTTTTCAATAACTTACAAAATGCAGTTGGCCTAAGTTTAACTCTTTTGGACTctaataaacttcaaacttctatagcCGCTACAATATTCTGATTTTCTTGCATAGATTGGAAACAAGGCTGTTTTGTACTCATTCTGTAACTTGAAAGCATATTTCTTATTGTATTTAGCTTATATATAGGAAGTTGACCAGCATCCATCTTAAGATTCTATTTGCTATTGATATCTGTCTCTCAGTATGTACTCTAAACTTGTGCTTGTTCTACACAAGATAACTGACTTTCGTCCTGTTTATCGTTTTAATCTTTCGGCTTATTTCTCCAATCGACCAGGTTTTACTTTGACTTCTCGGCAACATATGTTGGTGTTGGGATGATATGTCCTTATCTGATCAACATATCTTTGCTAGTTGGAGCTATCCTTTCATGGGGTATAATGTGGCCTCTTATTCAAGACAGAAAAGGTCATTGGTACCCTGCTAATCAAAGCGCCAGCAGCCTTCATGGCATACAAGGTTACAGGGTAATCTCCCCTTTTCTCCTTCTCTTTTGGAGCAGAACAATGAATATGAGTCGATAATCTTGATTCTTTTATAAAACTGAAATGAGGCTTATCGCGTTTCCATAATGATCTTGTATTGCAGGTCTTCATAGCGATCGCCATGATCCTTGGTGATGGTTTGTACAACTTTTGCAAAGTACTTGGACGAACGTTATATGGTATATATTTTCAAATCCGTGAGAAAAGAGCAGGGTCCGTCCTTCCTGTTGGTGCCCGTGGATCTCCTACAGAGCCTTCTTTATCTTATGATGATCAGATACGAACCGAGCTTTTCCTCAAGGATCAAATCCCTACGTGGGTCGCAATAGCTGGTTACGTCAGCATTGCCATCGTCTCCACTGTAACACTTCCGCATATTTTCCATCAACTTAAGTGGTACTACATCGTCGTAATTTATATTTTTGCACCAATACTAGCCTTCTGCAATGCTTACGGATGTGGTCTCACCGACTGGTCATTGGCATCCACGTATGGAAAGCTGGCCATTTTCACGATCGGGGCATGGGCCGGGGCCGCTCATGGTGGGGTTCTAGCTGGATTAGCTGCTTGTGGTGTGATGATGAACATAGTTTCCACTGCATCCGACCTAACACAGGACTTCAAAACCGGTTACATGACATTGGCTTCTCCTAGATCCATGTTCATAAGCCAAATAATCGGAACAGCAATGGGCTGCGTCATTTCTCCTTGTGTATTTTGGCTCTTCTACAAGGCGTTCCACGACTTAGGTGTTCCAGGTTCGGAATATCCTGCCCCTTATGCTCTCGTCTATCGTAACATGTCTATCTTAGGGGTCGAAGGTTTCTCAGCTCTACCGAAGAATTGTCTCACCCTTTGTTATGTATTCTTCCTTGGAGCTATTGCCATCAACGCCTTAAGGGATGCTGTAGGAAAGAATAAGGCAAAGTATATTCCTCTTCCAATGGCAATGGCCATACCGTTCTATCTTGGATCCTACTTTGCTATTGATATGTGTCTCGGGAGCCTGATCTTGTTCGTCTGGACAAAGATAGACAAGGTTAAGGCTGATGCATTTGGACCTGCCGTTGCATCTGGACTAATTTGTGGTGATGGAATCTGGACCTTGCCAAGTTCGATACTAGCTTTAGCAGGCGTGAATCCGCCTATTTGCATGAAATTTCTATCGCGGAAGGATAATATTAGAGTGGATGGTTTCATAAATCCTTGAAGTCCGTTACACCAGATTTTATCAGTTTCTAATTTTTCTCTTGTCTTTTTATGTCACCTTTTTCACTTAGATTGTTCGATGTCCATAGTACTACTCTGCTCAAGATAGAAGTTTACTTAGAGAATATGTTGATCACCATATCAAGTTGTAAATGTGATATATTTTAAGTACTCCACAAGTTTATTGTACTTCAATATATGTTTTCATTAAGTGGTTATTATTTAACTATATATGGACTCAGAAAGGATGCTCTGCTGTGGAAAAATGTATGCTACTTAAATTGGAGCATACATATAGAGAGCAAGAAAATGAAACAGATTAACTGCTCCTATATTCTTCAGAGATTCTCACTGCTACCTTCTGTATATGATGCTTGAAATGTATTATTTTGTTTACAACCAACATTTTTACTCCACTGCATTTAAATGTTCCTTGAGCCcggggtctatcgaaaacagtttATCAACCTTCAGGGTAAGATCtgtgtacacattaccctccccataccccacttatGGGATTATACTaagtttgttgttgttttttgcATTTAACTGTTCATATCTTTTTAGATAATTCTAATAGATAAGCCTCCTAAATATTTCAAAATGAATGATAGAACttaaaagaatgaaaaataacaGCCAAACAATAAGCTGTAGACTACTTTCCCATTGCTCAAAATTTCTGCATTCAGCTTCTGGATTTGAAGATATGAAAAAATTACAAACTTCTTACTCAAACTTATGCCAAAATTCAACTTCAAACTCAAAACTCAAGTTAGACATACAATCAGTTTTTTCCTATACCACACATGGCATCAAATAGAGCTAGTATGCAATACTAAAAACATGTCTATAAATGGACTAATTAAAACCCAATGTTAACAGTTGCAGGGGAGTAAACTAAGCCAACCTGAGAATGGGTAATGTTTTTGACAGCCTTGAATTCTAGAAAAGACATTTGATCCATCAGAGGCGGATccgaaatttaaattttatgggttcaacctttaatatttttagcattgaacccattatattctTAAAGCTATGGATTCATATATACTATTTGTTGTAATTTTCGTaaatttttatacataaatttatgctccgtatcgaaagttatgagttcaattgaacTCGTCACTTGCGTGCTACATACGCCCCTGTGCTCCCTAAACACATTGGTGTCAATGCCACGTAATTTTCATATTTAGCCATGATGTATTTCACAGCTGTATATGCATAATGTTGTAGTGCGAGGGAATATATGTGAGGAGATTGTTCTGCTTTTCCTTGAACTGCTGCAGCTAAGACCCGGGCTATTGTTGGTATTGGTTTGAATGAATCAAGTTTTGGTTCTTATTTGAGGCCTTTGCATGCGGCCTTGCTGGGGACCGAGCAGTGGCGGAGCTAGGGGCGGAAGGCGATTTATCCGAGAAATTGTACTGTGTATATAATGTTAATTTGTTATGTATATATGTGAAAGTCGAATCCCCTTGCTTCTCCCtatatttaattcttttattatttGAACCCCTTGATGAAATTCTAGCTACCGAGCATGGCCGATGCAGCAGTTCATGAACCCACAGCTGCATCAGCACCTACATTTCTCTTCACTTGCATAATATGTGTGAATTGTTATAAATGTGGGTACTCGAAATTATTCGCGAtggattttatttatttttgtctttGCGTTCTCAGAGACGGGAATTTGTTCTGCTCGTCATTTGTATTTTCTGAGTAATTTTCACATAGTTCAGTTATTTTAATATGATAAAAGGTTGTTTTATGAATTTACTATTGTAATTGGTAAATTTCAATTACCTTAATGTgacaaaaaataagataaaatttAGTGATTATACTGATACATGTTCGGAGCTACTCTATTAGGTGCGAGTTCGATTTGAATTCAGTCACttttgtttaaatattatatttgtattaaaaattttattaaatatatataaaaatttaatcGTGAATCTAATATTTAAGACGTAATAAATTtagaatccataaatttcatggcTCCGCCTATGTGTCTGTAATCTCCTCGTTTGTATCTTTTTCCTTCTTCTTGCTCTTTTCAGCTCAAATCAATGGCTTGACCTTCGGCCAGTTAATTAGTTTTCAGAATGGTATTCATATGCattgtttgacccaaaatttagattTGGGCTTGGACAATTaggtttaataaaataaagtcaaTCTTGGCCAATATTAATGTCCAAAAGATATATTAACTGATTTTTTAGTGGGGTGATACGTATATTATCCAAGTACAGTCAGACTTCTCTATAATAGCAtccctatataacaacacttcactataaaagccaagatttttcggaaccaattttcatgttatgttataatatatgttctataTAATATTACTttgctataacatccaaaaaaaATCGAAACAAACgagactgttatagagaggtttgactgtagcAGTAAATGTTGACAACACTAGCAATATTCAATGACCCGAAAAGAAGGGAATGacattaaataacaataaatagcaatgaatgacatttaagtaaactAGTCTTAGAGTACGCGCAAAACCCTATATAAACtttataaattatataaatattattaaataatatatttgagtttaaaaaaaatataagttcTTGAAAATGACAAATATTGATCCTATTTAGTCAAGCACAAATAATTTTGATAGCTTAGTAATCTATTATTTATCCTTATTTCGTTTTAACTTCAGATGAAAATAATTGTCTAGGTAATATCTATTCTCGACCGGACAActatagaaaattaaaaaaatgacaAACAAATTATGTAGCTAAAAAGCAAATATTCATTGCTGAGTAGAATTTAGCTATAGGTTTGTGATGGATCCTATTAGCTATGACACGAACTTCAAAGCTAATTCCTATTTCTTAAAGTCAAATTttgtaataaatattttttttaccaaTAAAAGTCCTTTTCATCTAGTTGACGGAAATATGCATTACAATAAATTAAGGTATTGCCTTGGTAACAAAGTGTTTTAATTTAGTATTTTCTGATATttattttaggtaaaattttaattattttaaagtcctaaatataaaGACTTCTTACTTAATTCAAATAAAGaaagatttaaaaataataaatttgatttgattcaaacacctAAATATTAGATAGGagaataatcaaatgactattttgtttagtgtgaactctattttaaaagggtaaaaaaggcgaacgatatttcgctaagggccttcgggcttttaatatagtatagataacaATATGCGAGTCACCTGAAAAGGGTGagataggggtgggcataataccggccGAACCGAAAAAACCGGCCGAACCGTGAATTTTgatttttcggtttcggtttaaacGGTTATTCGGTCGGTGTGcggttttaaaaatattaaatttcgGTTTTTCGGTGCGGTTTACGGTTAAaccgaaaaatcaaaattttggaCTCATACCCAAAATTTTCGGCCTACAGACTTACGCTACCCATACCCATCTGAAGCCCAAGTTAGCCAAGCCCATCTGTACCTTAGCCTATTAGCCTATTAGTCTTACTAAGCCCAAATGCTCAAATTAGGTGTTAGTCTTTGGTTCTTTAAAATGGGAAGCTGCATTTGCAGAATGCTCTACTGTTCGAGATTTTGCAGTCTTTTCTGCAATCTTTTTTCTGTTCTTTTTCATGCATTGCCAAGGCTTAAAATCTAGTGGTATAACTGGTGTTTCGAGAGTGGCGGACTGCCAACTAGAAACAGTGAAAGAATTTACTACAATTAAAGATCCGTAGTCTACATCGGATATAAAAATCTTGAACTGTTAATAACCGAAAAACTAAACCGgaaataaccgaaccgaacctTGAAAAAACCGCACCGaaccgtaaatactttggtttgatttggttattaatattataAAATCGAAAACCGATAAACCGAACCGTACTTTCATAATAACCGACCAAACCGACCGACGCCCACCCCTAGGGTGAGATATGTGGatattctttctgacaatgatgaattaTTGATGAGCCTTAGAACATTCAGATTGTTCTTGGATCAGGTGAAAAAGTTAGGTAGGAATCTTAAAAAAGGTATATATATTGTATATTTGCCATAAAGCTAGATTCTATAGAGATAGTCAATGTATTTTTCTTATAAGTGAATATTTTATGTCCCCTATCATtctgtctctttctatttatagggaacatataCCTAAAAACTCTAATAATACAAGTCCAGacaatatccactagaatattgtTTTAGTGTCTTATTCTAATACTAGCCGTTATTTTCTTTGTCTATGATGAGTGCTCGACCTCGATCTTGATCTTAGACGATTCCTCGACCTTGATCTTCAATAACTCATCGGCTCAGCCCTTCATCTCCTAAGGGACCGCTTTGACCTTGGGCAGGCCTTTGTCGAAGTCATACCGGCGATACATGGCAGCCCATGAAGGCCCTCTTAATGCTAATTCACTTTAATCATATCAAAGATAATTTTTGGCCTATACAATTAGTCCCTCTGCTTGTTGAGGTCGTCCTCGCAGGCGAGTTCAATGAGCGAATAATGTCAGTCGTGGTCGATCTTATCGAGCAGACTATTACGGGTCGTAGTAGTCGTGGTGAGCAGGCAACGTGGCTCTCTATGGGCCACGTATTTCAAATCCCTTAAATTTTTCGGGTGATTTGTTAGAGCCATCTGGTCCAAGTGGAGGGATGATGTCATGGCATCTTGCGCCATGATGATGCCTGTTTCCGACGCATTGCTTCGATTTGCGCGTGATATTTGATTGGATATGTTGTTTCGATTCCGGCGCCAATTATGATGAGCCGTTTCGGGTTTGGTGCCCATTAAGTCAAAACGTTTCGGGTTTTGGTGACTTAATTTCTATAAATAGGTGTTGTTAAACCTGGATTTGAAATTTTGCTCTCTTAAAGTTTTGAGATATCAGCCTTCTTCTCCGAATCTTCTTTCTCTGTTTCATTGCCTTACACCATATCCCAATCTCTCTTTCTTGCATTCTTCTTCATTATCTCAAAGTATGTCAAACATATCCTCAGATGCAGATGAAGGGAGTCACGTTGCTCCCTTGGCGGTTGTGTTTCCTACTCGTAAGGAGAGTGTTTCCACCATTGTTGTGGATGAAACTTTGCCATCGGTGGAGGAGATACTCCTCCACAACCCCGATGCTTCTGATCTCACCCGATCACCGGACGTGACACCTGGTAATTTTCTATCGACGATGGCATCCAAAGAGTTGACTGATTTCAAAGCCAAGTTTGGTCTTCCCAACCACGTCAAACTGATCCCGACTAAAGGGGACGTGGTGCAGGTTTATCATCCCGGGCACTGCGCTTTATACTCCTACTCCTTCCTCATCGGTTACTCATTCCATCTTCTTTGTTGGTGAAAGAATTATGTCTCTATTACGGCGTTTGCCATGCCCATCTTGCACCGTGCGTCTACAAAGCTATCAGAATGTTGACTAAATTTGCTGAGCTGGCTGGGGTCGAACTGATGCTGCAACATTTGGTGCACCTATTTGCCCCTAGCTTCTATAGGGGAACGATGCTAAACTTTAGCCACCGCGGAGGTAAGTtcttggtggtgaagatggacgacaagGCCAGTCGCCAGTTCTGCCTTGACTTCTTTTATGTCAGAACTGAGGACGTTGCGGCTAACATCGACGGCTTGCCCGAGGCTTGGAACTGTACATGTAAGTGtcctatttttctctttatttctCTATTGCTTTGAGTTAAATGATTTTCCCTTTCTTGCAGCCAACAACCAGCCTCCTACCCTAGTCGTGCGTATTGCCGATTGGGTCGAGCAGGTTCTCCCTCAAGTCGCAGGGATCCGCGACTGGCCGAGCTTTTTTAAGAAGTTCAAGCTGGCACTTTCTTTAACAAGTAACTTCTTTTCTCTGGCCGTGGTCGTTTTAATTTTTGCCATATGTCAGCTCGCTTTACTAACTTCTATCTCTTTCTTTCCTAGGTAGGGGGTCTTCTCGGAGGAGCCGGGCACCTGTGCCTTCTTTTCGGAGGAGGGTTGCTATGCTTTTGGCTTCTGTCCCCATTATGACTATTGTATCCTCCGCACATGTCCCTACCTTGGCTATTGCAGTCCAAGATCCTACCTTTGTCACCACTGCTACTTCTATTCCTCAACGTTTCTCGTTTATTGACGAGGACAATGATGTCTCCCCCGATGATGGGGGTCTACGGGCTCGTAAGAGGAGAGCCGTAGACGCTGGGGAAGAGGCACCATTGGTTGTTGATTCTGAGGAGGGCGACTTCATTTTATGAGAGACTACCATAATCCATGTTGGAGAAAATACCGAGGTATATTTTAAGGCCCCACAATGGGAAGAGGTGGATGCGGGTATATTGGCGCATTCCGAGGGGGAAGCAATCGTGGAGGGAGCGCTTGATGATGGCTGCCACGCACTTCTGTGGCAAGAGCAAGCTTCGACCTCTCGAGCGGCTATGGACGTCTCTTCGCCTACTGGTGATAAGGGGAAGGTCGTTGAAAAGGATTGTAAAGAGTCGGGCTTTGATGTTGATTTAGATAACTTGAGAATATTCGATGAGGGACTCACCCAGCTCGAGGTAAGATTGGAGGGAGGTTCGAGGACCATCACTATCCCAATGGACCGTGATTTGCTGGTGAACACCGAGGAGGTAGTCCTTGCCCTAGGTCCTTTCTGTTCTGACGTCGAGGGTAATACCCTCAATGAGATAGATAACCGTGCTTTGTTGATGAGCATTACCGGCTTTTCTCTCAGGGTAAGTACTGTTGTATGACCATTTTCTAATGCTTTAGCCTGTTCTAAGTTCTAACCTTTTTCCTTTGATTTGCAGATGGTTATTCTGGAAATCGAGAGCATCCCGAGGGAGAAAAGGTGC
Protein-coding sequences here:
- the LOC104089789 gene encoding probable metal-nicotianamine transporter YSL7, producing the protein MDRSNSTNRREPYPSTEYSTNNTNSQVDFLTKKTNESHLEPEQEEESTQSVERIFESKEVPTWQSQLTFRAFFVSFVLGILFTFIVMKLNLTTGIIPSLNVSAGLLGFFFVKTWTKFLEKSGWLKQPFTRQENTVIQTCVVATSGIAFSGGFGSYLFGMSEVIAKQSNEDNAADNIKNPSLGWMISFLFVVSFLGLFSVVPLRKIMIIDFKLVYPSGTATAHLINSFHTPQGAKLAKKQVKALGKFFSFSFLWGFFQWFFTAGDGCGFVNFPTFGLKAYENRFYFDFSATYVGVGMICPYLINISLLVGAILSWGIMWPLIQDRKGHWYPANQSASSLHGIQGYRVFIAIAMILGDGLYNFCKVLGRTLYGIYFQIREKRAGSVLPVGARGSPTEPSLSYDDQIRTELFLKDQIPTWVAIAGYVSIAIVSTVTLPHIFHQLKWYYIVVIYIFAPILAFCNAYGCGLTDWSLASTYGKLAIFTIGAWAGAAHGGVLAGLAACGVMMNIVSTASDLTQDFKTGYMTLASPRSMFISQIIGTAMGCVISPCVFWLFYKAFHDLGVPGSEYPAPYALVYRNMSILGVEGFSALPKNCLTLCYVFFLGAIAINALRDAVGKNKAKYIPLPMAMAIPFYLGSYFAIDMCLGSLILFVWTKIDKVKADAFGPAVASGLICGDGIWTLPSSILALAGVNPPICMKFLSRKDNIRVDGFINP